In Candidatus Methanoperedens sp., one genomic interval encodes:
- a CDS encoding NAD(P)H-dependent oxidoreductase gives MKVVAFNGSARKQGNTAILINHVFSELEKEGIET, from the coding sequence ATGAAGGTAGTTGCATTTAACGGAAGCGCCCGAAAACAGGGCAACACTGCAATTCTCATAAACCATGTGTTCAGCGAATTGGAAAAAGAAGGGATAGAAAC